The following are encoded together in the Malaya genurostris strain Urasoe2022 chromosome 3, Malgen_1.1, whole genome shotgun sequence genome:
- the LOC131439416 gene encoding zinc finger protein 383-like isoform X9 codes for MFYPLQHTFEDGEIEVASEEMLSQDPLSDNKHSFAVSLSLGNPFININKIKYPNTHFQHDQMHTKSTYPGRLTQEKSIENVHSSNSTPQPTFEDGEIELSRPEILNQEHIVDNKHSLAVSLSLGNTLINLNKIKYTNAQSHHDQMSSMRPEMLAQYPLADNKHSLAVSLSLGNTLINLNKIKCPQCRKRFDTMEEMQQHRTKHLTENKFKCEICSKEFPSHSSMWKHTKAHTGDRPFVCQICNKGFTQLANLQRHDLVHNGLKPFKCPICEKCFTQQANMLKHQLLHTGLKPYKCPVCQKAFSQHANMIKHQMLHTGLKPYKCPVCHKAFTQHANMVKHQMLHTGLKPYKCPVCDKAFTQQANMVKHQMLHTGVKPYKCSTCGKAFAQQANMVKHQMLHTGVKPYKCPTCDKAFAQQANMMKHQMLHTGLKPYKCNTCGKAFAQQANMVKHQMLHTGEKPFKCKSCDKAFSQRANLKKHEMVHLGIRPHTCPLCSKSYSQYSNLKKHLLVHQKQSMKQQQNGQVMMILYNCQTCKMQFENILEFERHTKQCNELNNGGHGLKLENINIKSEIDIDGSSSSGMPQHITIPHSQPQPSMHVPSAILTSVISSSSAVSNAHTLSTAHASHHPDVHPQHPQPQHTPPAQHQQQQQQQQSIHQQQPPPSHQHHPSLQQQHNLPIHLQQQLSHHLISTHLPHQDHGSADLHHQVNFHHPHIPHIPNLPHKILSPLFHIPPFNNNHST; via the exons ATGTTCTATCCTTTG CAACACACGTTCGAAGATGGAGAGATCGAAGTTGCTAGTGAGGAGATGTTGAGCCAGGATCCACTGTCCGACAATAAGCACTCATTCGCCGTTTCACTCTCACTAGGAAATCCATTCATCAACatcaataaaatcaaataccCAAATACGCATTTTCAGCACGATCAAATGCACACAAAATCGACGTACCCAGGAAGATTGACACAAGAGAAAAGCATCGAAAACGTACATTCGTCAAATTCAACGCCT CAGCCTACTTTCGAAGATGGAGAGATTGAACTTTCCCGTCCGGAAATTCTGAACCAAGAACATATTGTCGATAATAAACATTCGCTCGCAGTGTCGCTCTCGTTAGGCAACACGTTAATTAATCTCAACAAAATCAAATACACAAATGCCCAATCTCATCATGATCAAATGTCTTCTATGCGCCCTGAAATGTTAGCTCAGTATCCACTAGCAGACAATAAGCACTCGCTCGCGGTATCACTTTCGCTAGGGAATACATTAATCAATCTCAACAAGATCAAGTGTCCACAGTGTCGGAAG CGTTTTGATACGATGGAGGAAATGCAACAACATCGCACCAAACATCTAACGGAAAATAAATTTAAGTGCGAAATATGCAGTAAGGAATTCCCTAGTCACAGCTCAATGTGGAAGCACACCAAAGCCCACACCGGTGATC GTCCATTCGTTTGCCAAATCTGCAACAAAGGGTTCACGCAACTAGCTAACCTGCAACGTCATGACCTTGTTCACAACG GACTGAAGCCTTTCAAATGTCCAATCTGCGAAAAGTGCTTTACGCAGCAGGCAAATATGCTGAAACATCAGCTCCTTCATACCG GACTTAAACCATACAAATGTCCGGTGTGCCAGAAAGCATTTTCTCAACATGCAAATATGATAAAACATCAGATGCTTCATACAG GTTTGAAGCCTTATAAGTGTCCAGTGTGCCATAAGGCTTTCACCCAACACGCCAACATGGTTAAACATCAGATGCTTCATACCG GTTTAAAACCTTATAAGTGTCCCGTTTGTGATAAAGCATTTACCCAACAAGCCAATATGGTCAAGCATCAGATGCTGCATACTG GAGTAAAACCTTACAAGTGTTCTACGTGTGGCAAGGCTTTTGCACAGCAGGCAAACATGGTCAAGCATCAGATGCTTCATACCG GAGTGAAACCATACAAATGCCCAACCTGTGATAAAGCTTTTGCTCAGCAGGCGAACATGATGAAGCATCAGATGCTCCACACCG GATTAAAACCGTATAAGTGCAACACGTGCGGTAAAGCCTTCGCTCAACAGGCCAACATGGTTAAACATCAGATGCTTCATACGG GCGAAAAACCGTTTAAATGCAAAAGCTGTGATAAAGCATTCTCACAACGTGCCAATCTCAAAAAGCACGAAATGGTCCACCTTGGAATACGTCCGCACACCTGTCCATTGTGCTCCAAATCGTACTCGCAATATTCAAACCTTAAGAAACACTTGCTGGTTCACCAGAAGCAGTCAATGAAGCAACAACAGAACGGACAAGTAATGAT GATACTGTACAACTGCCAGACATGCAAAATGCAGTTTGAAAACATTCTCGAATTCGAACGGCACACTAAACAATGCAACGAATTAAACAACGGTGGTCACGGTCTGAAGCTGGAGAATATCAATATAAAGAGCGAGATTGACATTGACGGCAGTTCCAGTTCAGGAATGCCACAGCACATCACTATTCCGCACAGTCAGCCTCAACCTTCGATGCACGTACCCTCAGCGATATTGACTTCCGTGATCTCATCATCTTCGGCAGTGAGCAATGCCCACACTCTAAGCACTGCTCATGCTAGCCACCATCCCGATGTACACCCACAGCATCCTCAGCCGCAGCATACACCGCCAGCCCAGcatcagcaacaacaacagcagcaacagagTATACATCAGCAGCAACCTCCTCCATCCCATCAGCATCATCCTTCACTACAGCAGCAGCATAATCTTCCAATTCACCTTCAACAGCAGCTATCGCATCACCTAATATCCACGCATCTTCCCCACCAAGATCACGGGTCTGCTGATCTGCACCATCAGGTCAACTTCCATCATCCACACATACCGCATATTCCTAATCTACCGCACAAAATCTTGTCCCCTCTTTTCCACATTCCTCCCTTCAATAATAACCACAGCACATAA
- the LOC131439416 gene encoding zinc finger protein 271-like isoform X3: MKINQHTFEDGEIEVASEEMLSQDPLSDNKHSFAVSLSLGNPFININKIKYPNTHFQHDQMHTKSTYPGRLTQEKSIENVHSSNSTPQPTFEDGEIELSRPEILNQEHIVDNKHSLAVSLSLGNTLINLNKIKYTNAQSHHDQMSSMRPEMLAQYPLADNKHSLAVSLSLGNTLINLNKIKCPQCRKRFDTMEEMQQHRTKHLTENKFKCEICSKEFPSHSSMWKHTKAHTGDRPFVCQICNKGFTQLANLQRHDLVHNGLKPFKCPICEKCFTQQANMLKHQLLHTGLKPYKCPVCQKAFSQHANMIKHQMLHTGLKPYKCPVCHKAFTQHANMVKHQMLHTGLKPYKCPVCDKAFTQQANMVKHQMLHTGVKPYKCSTCGKAFAQQANMVKHQMLHTGVKPYKCPTCDKAFAQQANMMKHQMLHTGLKPYKCNTCGKAFAQQANMVKHQMLHTGIKPYKCNTCGKAFAQQANMVKHQMLHTGVKPYKCSVCGKAFAQQANMVKHQMLHSGIKPYKCPTCDKAFAQQANMVKHQMLHTGEKPFKCKSCDKAFSQRANLKKHEMVHLGIRPHTCPLCSKSYSQYSNLKKHLLVHQKQSMKQQQNGQVMMILYNCQTCKMQFENILEFERHTKQCNELNNGGHGLKLENINIKSEIDIDGSSSSGMPQHITIPHSQPQPSMHVPSAILTSVISSSSAVSNAHTLSTAHASHHPDVHPQHPQPQHTPPAQHQQQQQQQQSIHQQQPPPSHQHHPSLQQQHNLPIHLQQQLSHHLISTHLPHQDHGSADLHHQVNFHHPHIPHIPNLPHKILSPLFHIPPFNNNHST, encoded by the exons ATGAAAATTAAT CAACACACGTTCGAAGATGGAGAGATCGAAGTTGCTAGTGAGGAGATGTTGAGCCAGGATCCACTGTCCGACAATAAGCACTCATTCGCCGTTTCACTCTCACTAGGAAATCCATTCATCAACatcaataaaatcaaataccCAAATACGCATTTTCAGCACGATCAAATGCACACAAAATCGACGTACCCAGGAAGATTGACACAAGAGAAAAGCATCGAAAACGTACATTCGTCAAATTCAACGCCT CAGCCTACTTTCGAAGATGGAGAGATTGAACTTTCCCGTCCGGAAATTCTGAACCAAGAACATATTGTCGATAATAAACATTCGCTCGCAGTGTCGCTCTCGTTAGGCAACACGTTAATTAATCTCAACAAAATCAAATACACAAATGCCCAATCTCATCATGATCAAATGTCTTCTATGCGCCCTGAAATGTTAGCTCAGTATCCACTAGCAGACAATAAGCACTCGCTCGCGGTATCACTTTCGCTAGGGAATACATTAATCAATCTCAACAAGATCAAGTGTCCACAGTGTCGGAAG CGTTTTGATACGATGGAGGAAATGCAACAACATCGCACCAAACATCTAACGGAAAATAAATTTAAGTGCGAAATATGCAGTAAGGAATTCCCTAGTCACAGCTCAATGTGGAAGCACACCAAAGCCCACACCGGTGATC GTCCATTCGTTTGCCAAATCTGCAACAAAGGGTTCACGCAACTAGCTAACCTGCAACGTCATGACCTTGTTCACAACG GACTGAAGCCTTTCAAATGTCCAATCTGCGAAAAGTGCTTTACGCAGCAGGCAAATATGCTGAAACATCAGCTCCTTCATACCG GACTTAAACCATACAAATGTCCGGTGTGCCAGAAAGCATTTTCTCAACATGCAAATATGATAAAACATCAGATGCTTCATACAG GTTTGAAGCCTTATAAGTGTCCAGTGTGCCATAAGGCTTTCACCCAACACGCCAACATGGTTAAACATCAGATGCTTCATACCG GTTTAAAACCTTATAAGTGTCCCGTTTGTGATAAAGCATTTACCCAACAAGCCAATATGGTCAAGCATCAGATGCTGCATACTG GAGTAAAACCTTACAAGTGTTCTACGTGTGGCAAGGCTTTTGCACAGCAGGCAAACATGGTCAAGCATCAGATGCTTCATACCG GAGTGAAACCATACAAATGCCCAACCTGTGATAAAGCTTTTGCTCAGCAGGCGAACATGATGAAGCATCAGATGCTCCACACCG GATTAAAACCGTATAAGTGCAACACGTGCGGTAAAGCCTTCGCTCAACAGGCCAACATGGTTAAACATCAGATGCTTCATACGG GTATTAAACCGTATAAATGCAATACGTGCGGTAAGGCTTTCGCACAGCAAGCCAACATGGTCAAACATCAGATGCTTCATAccg GAGTGAAACCCTACAAATGCTCAGTATGCGGTAAAGCATTCGCACAGCAAGCAAACATGGTAAAGCATCAGATGCTCCACAGCG GAATAAAGCCATATAAATGTCCAACTTGCGATAAAGCTTTTGCCCAGCAGGCTAATATGGTTAAGCATCAAATGCTGCATACTG GCGAAAAACCGTTTAAATGCAAAAGCTGTGATAAAGCATTCTCACAACGTGCCAATCTCAAAAAGCACGAAATGGTCCACCTTGGAATACGTCCGCACACCTGTCCATTGTGCTCCAAATCGTACTCGCAATATTCAAACCTTAAGAAACACTTGCTGGTTCACCAGAAGCAGTCAATGAAGCAACAACAGAACGGACAAGTAATGAT GATACTGTACAACTGCCAGACATGCAAAATGCAGTTTGAAAACATTCTCGAATTCGAACGGCACACTAAACAATGCAACGAATTAAACAACGGTGGTCACGGTCTGAAGCTGGAGAATATCAATATAAAGAGCGAGATTGACATTGACGGCAGTTCCAGTTCAGGAATGCCACAGCACATCACTATTCCGCACAGTCAGCCTCAACCTTCGATGCACGTACCCTCAGCGATATTGACTTCCGTGATCTCATCATCTTCGGCAGTGAGCAATGCCCACACTCTAAGCACTGCTCATGCTAGCCACCATCCCGATGTACACCCACAGCATCCTCAGCCGCAGCATACACCGCCAGCCCAGcatcagcaacaacaacagcagcaacagagTATACATCAGCAGCAACCTCCTCCATCCCATCAGCATCATCCTTCACTACAGCAGCAGCATAATCTTCCAATTCACCTTCAACAGCAGCTATCGCATCACCTAATATCCACGCATCTTCCCCACCAAGATCACGGGTCTGCTGATCTGCACCATCAGGTCAACTTCCATCATCCACACATACCGCATATTCCTAATCTACCGCACAAAATCTTGTCCCCTCTTTTCCACATTCCTCCCTTCAATAATAACCACAGCACATAA
- the LOC131439416 gene encoding zinc finger protein 383-like isoform X10 — protein sequence MFYPLQHTFEDGEIEVASEEMLSQDPLSDNKHSFAVSLSLGNPFININKIKYPNTHFQHDQMHTKSTYPGRLTQEKSIENVHSSNSTPQPTFEDGEIELSRPEILNQEHIVDNKHSLAVSLSLGNTLINLNKIKYTNAQSHHDQMSSMRPEMLAQYPLADNKHSLAVSLSLGNTLINLNKIKCPQCRKRFDTMEEMQQHRTKHLTENKFKCEICSKEFPSHSSMWKHTKAHTGDRPFVCQICNKGFTQLANLQRHDLVHNGLKPFKCPICEKCFTQQANMLKHQLLHTGLKPYKCPVCQKAFSQHANMIKHQMLHTGLKPYKCPVCDKAFTQQANMVKHQMLHTGLKPYKCNTCGKAFAQQANMVKHQMLHTGIKPYKCNTCGKAFAQQANMVKHQMLHTGVKPYKCSVCGKAFAQQANMVKHQMLHSGIKPYKCPTCDKAFAQQANMVKHQMLHTGEKPFKCKSCDKAFSQRANLKKHEMVHLGIRPHTCPLCSKSYSQYSNLKKHLLVHQKQSMKQQQNGQVMMILYNCQTCKMQFENILEFERHTKQCNELNNGGHGLKLENINIKSEIDIDGSSSSGMPQHITIPHSQPQPSMHVPSAILTSVISSSSAVSNAHTLSTAHASHHPDVHPQHPQPQHTPPAQHQQQQQQQQSIHQQQPPPSHQHHPSLQQQHNLPIHLQQQLSHHLISTHLPHQDHGSADLHHQVNFHHPHIPHIPNLPHKILSPLFHIPPFNNNHST from the exons ATGTTCTATCCTTTG CAACACACGTTCGAAGATGGAGAGATCGAAGTTGCTAGTGAGGAGATGTTGAGCCAGGATCCACTGTCCGACAATAAGCACTCATTCGCCGTTTCACTCTCACTAGGAAATCCATTCATCAACatcaataaaatcaaataccCAAATACGCATTTTCAGCACGATCAAATGCACACAAAATCGACGTACCCAGGAAGATTGACACAAGAGAAAAGCATCGAAAACGTACATTCGTCAAATTCAACGCCT CAGCCTACTTTCGAAGATGGAGAGATTGAACTTTCCCGTCCGGAAATTCTGAACCAAGAACATATTGTCGATAATAAACATTCGCTCGCAGTGTCGCTCTCGTTAGGCAACACGTTAATTAATCTCAACAAAATCAAATACACAAATGCCCAATCTCATCATGATCAAATGTCTTCTATGCGCCCTGAAATGTTAGCTCAGTATCCACTAGCAGACAATAAGCACTCGCTCGCGGTATCACTTTCGCTAGGGAATACATTAATCAATCTCAACAAGATCAAGTGTCCACAGTGTCGGAAG CGTTTTGATACGATGGAGGAAATGCAACAACATCGCACCAAACATCTAACGGAAAATAAATTTAAGTGCGAAATATGCAGTAAGGAATTCCCTAGTCACAGCTCAATGTGGAAGCACACCAAAGCCCACACCGGTGATC GTCCATTCGTTTGCCAAATCTGCAACAAAGGGTTCACGCAACTAGCTAACCTGCAACGTCATGACCTTGTTCACAACG GACTGAAGCCTTTCAAATGTCCAATCTGCGAAAAGTGCTTTACGCAGCAGGCAAATATGCTGAAACATCAGCTCCTTCATACCG GACTTAAACCATACAAATGTCCGGTGTGCCAGAAAGCATTTTCTCAACATGCAAATATGATAAAACATCAGATGCTTCATACAG GTTTAAAACCTTATAAGTGTCCCGTTTGTGATAAAGCATTTACCCAACAAGCCAATATGGTCAAGCATCAGATGCTGCATACTG GATTAAAACCGTATAAGTGCAACACGTGCGGTAAAGCCTTCGCTCAACAGGCCAACATGGTTAAACATCAGATGCTTCATACGG GTATTAAACCGTATAAATGCAATACGTGCGGTAAGGCTTTCGCACAGCAAGCCAACATGGTCAAACATCAGATGCTTCATAccg GAGTGAAACCCTACAAATGCTCAGTATGCGGTAAAGCATTCGCACAGCAAGCAAACATGGTAAAGCATCAGATGCTCCACAGCG GAATAAAGCCATATAAATGTCCAACTTGCGATAAAGCTTTTGCCCAGCAGGCTAATATGGTTAAGCATCAAATGCTGCATACTG GCGAAAAACCGTTTAAATGCAAAAGCTGTGATAAAGCATTCTCACAACGTGCCAATCTCAAAAAGCACGAAATGGTCCACCTTGGAATACGTCCGCACACCTGTCCATTGTGCTCCAAATCGTACTCGCAATATTCAAACCTTAAGAAACACTTGCTGGTTCACCAGAAGCAGTCAATGAAGCAACAACAGAACGGACAAGTAATGAT GATACTGTACAACTGCCAGACATGCAAAATGCAGTTTGAAAACATTCTCGAATTCGAACGGCACACTAAACAATGCAACGAATTAAACAACGGTGGTCACGGTCTGAAGCTGGAGAATATCAATATAAAGAGCGAGATTGACATTGACGGCAGTTCCAGTTCAGGAATGCCACAGCACATCACTATTCCGCACAGTCAGCCTCAACCTTCGATGCACGTACCCTCAGCGATATTGACTTCCGTGATCTCATCATCTTCGGCAGTGAGCAATGCCCACACTCTAAGCACTGCTCATGCTAGCCACCATCCCGATGTACACCCACAGCATCCTCAGCCGCAGCATACACCGCCAGCCCAGcatcagcaacaacaacagcagcaacagagTATACATCAGCAGCAACCTCCTCCATCCCATCAGCATCATCCTTCACTACAGCAGCAGCATAATCTTCCAATTCACCTTCAACAGCAGCTATCGCATCACCTAATATCCACGCATCTTCCCCACCAAGATCACGGGTCTGCTGATCTGCACCATCAGGTCAACTTCCATCATCCACACATACCGCATATTCCTAATCTACCGCACAAAATCTTGTCCCCTCTTTTCCACATTCCTCCCTTCAATAATAACCACAGCACATAA
- the LOC131439416 gene encoding zinc finger protein 708-like isoform X7: protein MFYPLQHTFEDGEIEVASEEMLSQDPLSDNKHSFAVSLSLGNPFININKIKYPNTHFQHDQMHTKSTYPGRLTQEKSIENVHSSNSTPQPTFEDGEIELSRPEILNQEHIVDNKHSLAVSLSLGNTLINLNKIKYTNAQSHHDQMSSMRPEMLAQYPLADNKHSLAVSLSLGNTLINLNKIKCPQCRKRFDTMEEMQQHRTKHLTENKFKCEICSKEFPSHSSMWKHTKAHTGDRPFVCQICNKGFTQLANLQRHDLVHNGLKPFKCPICEKCFTQQANMLKHQLLHTGLKPYKCPVCQKAFSQHANMIKHQMLHTGLKPYKCPVCHKAFTQHANMVKHQMLHTGLKPYKCPVCDKAFTQQANMVKHQMLHTGLKPYKCNTCGKAFAQQANMVKHQMLHTGIKPYKCNTCGKAFAQQANMVKHQMLHTGVKPYKCSVCGKAFAQQANMVKHQMLHSGIKPYKCPTCDKAFAQQANMVKHQMLHTGEKPFKCKSCDKAFSQRANLKKHEMVHLGIRPHTCPLCSKSYSQYSNLKKHLLVHQKQSMKQQQNGQVMMILYNCQTCKMQFENILEFERHTKQCNELNNGGHGLKLENINIKSEIDIDGSSSSGMPQHITIPHSQPQPSMHVPSAILTSVISSSSAVSNAHTLSTAHASHHPDVHPQHPQPQHTPPAQHQQQQQQQQSIHQQQPPPSHQHHPSLQQQHNLPIHLQQQLSHHLISTHLPHQDHGSADLHHQVNFHHPHIPHIPNLPHKILSPLFHIPPFNNNHST from the exons ATGTTCTATCCTTTG CAACACACGTTCGAAGATGGAGAGATCGAAGTTGCTAGTGAGGAGATGTTGAGCCAGGATCCACTGTCCGACAATAAGCACTCATTCGCCGTTTCACTCTCACTAGGAAATCCATTCATCAACatcaataaaatcaaataccCAAATACGCATTTTCAGCACGATCAAATGCACACAAAATCGACGTACCCAGGAAGATTGACACAAGAGAAAAGCATCGAAAACGTACATTCGTCAAATTCAACGCCT CAGCCTACTTTCGAAGATGGAGAGATTGAACTTTCCCGTCCGGAAATTCTGAACCAAGAACATATTGTCGATAATAAACATTCGCTCGCAGTGTCGCTCTCGTTAGGCAACACGTTAATTAATCTCAACAAAATCAAATACACAAATGCCCAATCTCATCATGATCAAATGTCTTCTATGCGCCCTGAAATGTTAGCTCAGTATCCACTAGCAGACAATAAGCACTCGCTCGCGGTATCACTTTCGCTAGGGAATACATTAATCAATCTCAACAAGATCAAGTGTCCACAGTGTCGGAAG CGTTTTGATACGATGGAGGAAATGCAACAACATCGCACCAAACATCTAACGGAAAATAAATTTAAGTGCGAAATATGCAGTAAGGAATTCCCTAGTCACAGCTCAATGTGGAAGCACACCAAAGCCCACACCGGTGATC GTCCATTCGTTTGCCAAATCTGCAACAAAGGGTTCACGCAACTAGCTAACCTGCAACGTCATGACCTTGTTCACAACG GACTGAAGCCTTTCAAATGTCCAATCTGCGAAAAGTGCTTTACGCAGCAGGCAAATATGCTGAAACATCAGCTCCTTCATACCG GACTTAAACCATACAAATGTCCGGTGTGCCAGAAAGCATTTTCTCAACATGCAAATATGATAAAACATCAGATGCTTCATACAG GTTTGAAGCCTTATAAGTGTCCAGTGTGCCATAAGGCTTTCACCCAACACGCCAACATGGTTAAACATCAGATGCTTCATACCG GTTTAAAACCTTATAAGTGTCCCGTTTGTGATAAAGCATTTACCCAACAAGCCAATATGGTCAAGCATCAGATGCTGCATACTG GATTAAAACCGTATAAGTGCAACACGTGCGGTAAAGCCTTCGCTCAACAGGCCAACATGGTTAAACATCAGATGCTTCATACGG GTATTAAACCGTATAAATGCAATACGTGCGGTAAGGCTTTCGCACAGCAAGCCAACATGGTCAAACATCAGATGCTTCATAccg GAGTGAAACCCTACAAATGCTCAGTATGCGGTAAAGCATTCGCACAGCAAGCAAACATGGTAAAGCATCAGATGCTCCACAGCG GAATAAAGCCATATAAATGTCCAACTTGCGATAAAGCTTTTGCCCAGCAGGCTAATATGGTTAAGCATCAAATGCTGCATACTG GCGAAAAACCGTTTAAATGCAAAAGCTGTGATAAAGCATTCTCACAACGTGCCAATCTCAAAAAGCACGAAATGGTCCACCTTGGAATACGTCCGCACACCTGTCCATTGTGCTCCAAATCGTACTCGCAATATTCAAACCTTAAGAAACACTTGCTGGTTCACCAGAAGCAGTCAATGAAGCAACAACAGAACGGACAAGTAATGAT GATACTGTACAACTGCCAGACATGCAAAATGCAGTTTGAAAACATTCTCGAATTCGAACGGCACACTAAACAATGCAACGAATTAAACAACGGTGGTCACGGTCTGAAGCTGGAGAATATCAATATAAAGAGCGAGATTGACATTGACGGCAGTTCCAGTTCAGGAATGCCACAGCACATCACTATTCCGCACAGTCAGCCTCAACCTTCGATGCACGTACCCTCAGCGATATTGACTTCCGTGATCTCATCATCTTCGGCAGTGAGCAATGCCCACACTCTAAGCACTGCTCATGCTAGCCACCATCCCGATGTACACCCACAGCATCCTCAGCCGCAGCATACACCGCCAGCCCAGcatcagcaacaacaacagcagcaacagagTATACATCAGCAGCAACCTCCTCCATCCCATCAGCATCATCCTTCACTACAGCAGCAGCATAATCTTCCAATTCACCTTCAACAGCAGCTATCGCATCACCTAATATCCACGCATCTTCCCCACCAAGATCACGGGTCTGCTGATCTGCACCATCAGGTCAACTTCCATCATCCACACATACCGCATATTCCTAATCTACCGCACAAAATCTTGTCCCCTCTTTTCCACATTCCTCCCTTCAATAATAACCACAGCACATAA